The Virgibacillus sp. SK37 region CCGCCTCTGCCGCTTCAGCTACACTTGTCCCATTGGAAAAATCCAGAAAACATAATGGTGGAAAAAGCACACACCACCAATTTGCACCTTTTCCTTCTCCCAGTGTGATCAGAACTGCTTCGTACTCTCCTGCTGGATAAAGAAAGTTTCCATAAAGCTTGGCAGGAAATGTAACATTCTTTCCGTACTCTACTTCGAAAGAGTTGTCACGTCCTTCTGCCTCTATTGTTTTTGCAATAATTTTTTCAATTTCCGGGATACGGGCTTCTATTAATCTTCTAGCTTCTTCAATATCTGTAATGTCTTTTACCCATTCACTAATTTCGGCATTGACCTGATCACGAACC contains the following coding sequences:
- the spoIIR gene encoding stage II sporulation protein R codes for the protein MKKLVFFVFIFIILFFTLPTQGVSQENMETDYQIIPDEAIRLRILANSDNKEDQQFKRLVRDQVNAEISEWVKDITDIEEARRLIEARIPEIEKIIAKTIEAEGRDNSFEVEYGKNVTFPAKLYGNFLYPAGEYEAVLITLGEGKGANWWCVLFPPLCFLDFSNGTSVAEAAEAEETEIVEEEEEDAEVKFFLFEWFG